From Leopardus geoffroyi isolate Oge1 chromosome B4, O.geoffroyi_Oge1_pat1.0, whole genome shotgun sequence, a single genomic window includes:
- the MASTL gene encoding serine/threonine-protein kinase greatwall isoform X3, whose amino-acid sequence MERTAGSEKESGGDAVTVECVNRIPVPRPPSIEEFTIVKPISRGAFGKVYLGQKGGKLYAVKVMEYLIGGDVKSLLHIYGYFDEEMAVKYISEVALALDYLHRHGIIHRDLKPDNMLISNEGHIKLTDFGLSKVTLNRDINMMDILTTPSMAKPRQDYSRTPGQVLSLISSLGFYTPVAENNKDSANILSTHVSETSQLSQGLICPMSVDHKDTTPYCSKLLNSCLEIVAANPGMPVKCLTSNLLQSRRRLATSSASSQSHTFASSVESECHSSPTWEKDCQESDDALGSTMMSWNIIEKPLCTKSTNAIETKGFNKKDLELALSPIHNSGTIPATGNSCVNPAKKCFPGEVSWEARELDINNINMATDKTQPAFHQSDPWAVDSGDMTEEHLGKRGFKRNFELVDSSPCQNIIQNKKNCIELKGSNEMSDGCINQRTGLTTEVQDLKLSVRGGQQNDCANKENVVNSFIDKQQTPEKSPIPMIAKNLMCELDEDCDKNSKKDHLNSSFLCSDDERASKSICMDSDSSFPGISIMESSLERQSLDPDKSIKESSFEESNIEGLLTVSPSWQESTLPKSDENPAVQGSSQKMLAPSSEVLKTLTVSKRNAVAFRSFNSPINASSNSEPSKMSITSLDTMDISCVYSDSYPMAITPTQKGTSYMPYQHTPNQIKSGTPYRTPKSVRRGAAPVDDGRILGTPDYLAPELLLGRAHGPAVDWWALGVCLFEFLTGIPPFNDETPQQVFQNILKRDIPWPEGEEKLSDNAQNAVEILLTIDNTKRAGMKELKCHPLFSDVDWENLQHQTMPFIPQPDGETDTSYFEARNNAQHLTVSGFSL is encoded by the exons ATGGAGCGCACTGCGGGGAGCGAGAAGGAGAGTGGAGGAGACGCAGTGACAGTGGAGTGCGTGAATAGGATCCCGGTGCCAAGACCTCCTTCCATTGAGGAATTCACCATAGTGAAACCTATTAGCCGTGGCGCCTTCGGGAAGGTGTATCTCGGGCAGAAAGGCGGCAAGTTGTATGCGGTGAAG GTAATGGAATATCTTATTGGTGGAGATGTCAAGTCTCTCTTACATATATATGGTTATTTTGATGAAGAGATGGCtgtcaaatatatttctgaaGTAGCCTTGGCTCTAGACTATCTTCACAGACATGGAATCATCCACAG GGATTTGAAACCAGACAATATGCTTATTTCTAATGAAGGTCATATTAAGCTAACAGATTTTGGCCTTTCCAAAGTTACTTTGAATAGAG ATATCAATATGATGGATATCCTTACAACACCATCAATGGCTAAACCTAGACAAGATTATTCAAGAACCCCAGGACAGGTGTTATCTCTCATCAGCTCTTTGGGATTT TACACACCAGTTGCAGAAAACAACAAAGACTCTGCAAATATTCTTTCAACCCATGTATCTGAAACATCACAGCTTTCTCAAGGACTAATTTGTCCTATGTCTGTAGATCACAAGGATACTACTCCTTATTGTAGCAAACTACTAAACTCAT GTCTTGAAATAGTTGCTGCCAATCCTGGGATGCCTGTGAAGTGCCTAACTTCCAATCTCCTGCAATCCAGGAGAAGGCTGGCTACGTCAAGTGCCAGCAGCCAGTCTCACACCTTTGCGTCCAGTGTGGAGTCTGAGTGCCACAGCAGTCCCACATGGGAAAAGGATTGCCAG gAAAGTGATGATGCACTGGGCTCTACAATGATGAGTTGGAATATAATAGAAAAGCCTTTGTGTACAAAATCTACCAATGCCATCGAGACCAAAGGTTTCAATAAAAAGGATCTTGAGTTAGCCCTTTCTCCCATTCATAACAGTGGTACCATCCCTGCGACTGGAAACTCTTGTGTAAACCCTGCTAAAAAATGCTTCCCTGGGGAAGTTTCTTGGGAAGCAAGAGAACTGGATATAAATAACATTAACATGGCCACTGACAAAACACAGCCTGCTTTTCATCAGTCAGATCCATGGGCTGTGGATTCTGGTGATATGACTGAAGAGCACCTTGGGAAGAgaggttttaaaagaaattttgagtTAGTTGACTCTAGTCCTTGTCAGAATAttatacagaataaaaaaaattgtatagagCTTAAGGGGAGTAATGAAATGAGTGATGGTTGTATAAATCAAAGGACAGGCTTAACAACTGAAGTCCAAGACCTTAAGCTATCAGTACGTGGAGGTCAGCAAAATGACTGTGCTAATAAGGAGAACGTGGTCAATTCTTTCATTGATAAACAACAAACACCAGAAAAATCACCTATCCCAATGATAGCAAAAAACCTTATGTGTGAACTAGATGAAGATTGTGACAAGAATAGTAAGAAGGACCACTTAAATTCTAGTTTTCTATGTTCTGATGATGAGAGAGCTTCTAAAAGTATTTGTATGGACTCCGATTCATCTTTTCCAGGAATTTCTATAATGGAAAGTTCGTTAGAAAGGCAGTCCTTAGATCCAGATAAAAGCATCAAAGAATCCTCTTTTGAAGAATCAAACATTGAAGGTCTACTTACGGTATCACCCAGCTGGCAAGAAAGTACCTTGCCAAAAAGTGATGAGAATCCTGCTGTCCAAGGCAGTAGCCAAAAAATGTTAGCTCCATCTTCGGAAGTGTTGAAAACATTAACCGTATCTAAAAGAAATGCTGTAGCTTTTCGAAGTTTTAACAGTCCTATTAATGCATCCAGTAACTCAGAACCATCCAAAATGAGCATTACCTCTTTAGACACAATGGATATTTCCTGTGTTTATAGTGATTCATATCCCATGGCTATAACCCCTACTCAAAAAGGAACATCCTATATGCCATATCAG CATACCCCAAATCAGATCAAATCAGGAACTCCATACCGAACTCCAAAGAGTGTGAGGCGAGGGGCAGCCCCAGTGGATGATGGACGAATTCTTGGAACCCCAGACTACCTTGCACCTGAGCTGTTACTGGGCAGGGCCCATG GTCCTGCAGTAGACTGGTGGGCACTTGGAGTTTGCTTGTTTGAATTTCTAACAGGAATTCCTCCTTTCAATGATGAAACACCACAACAAGTATTCCAGAATATTCTGAAAAGAG ATATCCCATGGCCTGAAGGTGAAGAAAAGTTATCTGATAATGCTCAAAATGCAGTAGAAATACTTCTAACTATTGATAATACAAAGAGAGCTGGAATGAAAG AGCTAAAATGTCATCCTCTCTTCAGTGATGTGGACTGGGAAAATCTGCAGCATCAAACTATGCCTTTCATACCCCAACCAGATGGTGAAACAGATACATCCTATTTTGAAGCCAGGAATAATGCTCAGCACCTGACTGTATCTGGATTTAGCCTATAG
- the MASTL gene encoding serine/threonine-protein kinase greatwall isoform X2, giving the protein MERTAGSEKESGGDAVTVECVNRIPVPRPPSIEEFTIVKPISRGAFGKVYLGQKGGKLYAVKVVKKADMINKNMTHQVQAERDALALSKSPFIVHLYYSLQSANNVYLVMEYLIGGDVKSLLHIYGYFDEEMAVKYISEVALALDYLHRHGIIHRDLKPDNMLISNEGHIKLTDFGLSKVTLNRDINMMDILTTPSMAKPRQDYSRTPGQVLSLISSLGFYTPVAENNKDSANILSTHVSETSQLSQGLICPMSVDHKDTTPYCSKLLNSCLEIVAANPGMPVKCLTSNLLQSRRRLATSSASSQSHTFASSVESECHSSPTWEKDCQESDDALGSTMMSWNIIEKPLCTKSTNAIETKGFNKKDLELALSPIHNSGTIPATGNSCVNPAKKCFPGEVSWEARELDINNINMATDKTQPAFHQSDPWAVDSGDMTEEHLGKRGFKRNFELVDSSPCQNIIQNKKNCIELKGSNEMSDGCINQRTGLTTEVQDLKLSVRGGQQNDCANKENVVNSFIDKQQTPEKSPIPMIAKNLMCELDEDCDKNSKKDHLNSSFLCSDDERASKSICMDSDSSFPGISIMESSLERQSLDPDKSIKESSFEESNIEGLLTVSPSWQESTLPKSDENPAVQGSSQKMLAPSSEVLKTLTVSKRNAVAFRSFNSPINASSNSEPSKMSITSLDTMDISCVYSDSYPMAITPTQKGTSYMPYQHTPNQIKSGTPYRTPKSVRRGAAPVDDGRILGTPDYLAPELLLGRAHDIPWPEGEEKLSDNAQNAVEILLTIDNTKRAGMKELKCHPLFSDVDWENLQHQTMPFIPQPDGETDTSYFEARNNAQHLTVSGFSL; this is encoded by the exons ATGGAGCGCACTGCGGGGAGCGAGAAGGAGAGTGGAGGAGACGCAGTGACAGTGGAGTGCGTGAATAGGATCCCGGTGCCAAGACCTCCTTCCATTGAGGAATTCACCATAGTGAAACCTATTAGCCGTGGCGCCTTCGGGAAGGTGTATCTCGGGCAGAAAGGCGGCAAGTTGTATGCGGTGAAG GTTGTCAAAAAAGCAGATATGATCAACAAAAATATGACACATCAGGTGCAAGCCGAGAGGGACGCACTAGCACTAAGCAAAAGTCCTTTCATTGTCCATTTGTACTATTCACTACAGTCAGCAAATAATGTCTACTTG GTAATGGAATATCTTATTGGTGGAGATGTCAAGTCTCTCTTACATATATATGGTTATTTTGATGAAGAGATGGCtgtcaaatatatttctgaaGTAGCCTTGGCTCTAGACTATCTTCACAGACATGGAATCATCCACAG GGATTTGAAACCAGACAATATGCTTATTTCTAATGAAGGTCATATTAAGCTAACAGATTTTGGCCTTTCCAAAGTTACTTTGAATAGAG ATATCAATATGATGGATATCCTTACAACACCATCAATGGCTAAACCTAGACAAGATTATTCAAGAACCCCAGGACAGGTGTTATCTCTCATCAGCTCTTTGGGATTT TACACACCAGTTGCAGAAAACAACAAAGACTCTGCAAATATTCTTTCAACCCATGTATCTGAAACATCACAGCTTTCTCAAGGACTAATTTGTCCTATGTCTGTAGATCACAAGGATACTACTCCTTATTGTAGCAAACTACTAAACTCAT GTCTTGAAATAGTTGCTGCCAATCCTGGGATGCCTGTGAAGTGCCTAACTTCCAATCTCCTGCAATCCAGGAGAAGGCTGGCTACGTCAAGTGCCAGCAGCCAGTCTCACACCTTTGCGTCCAGTGTGGAGTCTGAGTGCCACAGCAGTCCCACATGGGAAAAGGATTGCCAG gAAAGTGATGATGCACTGGGCTCTACAATGATGAGTTGGAATATAATAGAAAAGCCTTTGTGTACAAAATCTACCAATGCCATCGAGACCAAAGGTTTCAATAAAAAGGATCTTGAGTTAGCCCTTTCTCCCATTCATAACAGTGGTACCATCCCTGCGACTGGAAACTCTTGTGTAAACCCTGCTAAAAAATGCTTCCCTGGGGAAGTTTCTTGGGAAGCAAGAGAACTGGATATAAATAACATTAACATGGCCACTGACAAAACACAGCCTGCTTTTCATCAGTCAGATCCATGGGCTGTGGATTCTGGTGATATGACTGAAGAGCACCTTGGGAAGAgaggttttaaaagaaattttgagtTAGTTGACTCTAGTCCTTGTCAGAATAttatacagaataaaaaaaattgtatagagCTTAAGGGGAGTAATGAAATGAGTGATGGTTGTATAAATCAAAGGACAGGCTTAACAACTGAAGTCCAAGACCTTAAGCTATCAGTACGTGGAGGTCAGCAAAATGACTGTGCTAATAAGGAGAACGTGGTCAATTCTTTCATTGATAAACAACAAACACCAGAAAAATCACCTATCCCAATGATAGCAAAAAACCTTATGTGTGAACTAGATGAAGATTGTGACAAGAATAGTAAGAAGGACCACTTAAATTCTAGTTTTCTATGTTCTGATGATGAGAGAGCTTCTAAAAGTATTTGTATGGACTCCGATTCATCTTTTCCAGGAATTTCTATAATGGAAAGTTCGTTAGAAAGGCAGTCCTTAGATCCAGATAAAAGCATCAAAGAATCCTCTTTTGAAGAATCAAACATTGAAGGTCTACTTACGGTATCACCCAGCTGGCAAGAAAGTACCTTGCCAAAAAGTGATGAGAATCCTGCTGTCCAAGGCAGTAGCCAAAAAATGTTAGCTCCATCTTCGGAAGTGTTGAAAACATTAACCGTATCTAAAAGAAATGCTGTAGCTTTTCGAAGTTTTAACAGTCCTATTAATGCATCCAGTAACTCAGAACCATCCAAAATGAGCATTACCTCTTTAGACACAATGGATATTTCCTGTGTTTATAGTGATTCATATCCCATGGCTATAACCCCTACTCAAAAAGGAACATCCTATATGCCATATCAG CATACCCCAAATCAGATCAAATCAGGAACTCCATACCGAACTCCAAAGAGTGTGAGGCGAGGGGCAGCCCCAGTGGATGATGGACGAATTCTTGGAACCCCAGACTACCTTGCACCTGAGCTGTTACTGGGCAGGGCCCATG ATATCCCATGGCCTGAAGGTGAAGAAAAGTTATCTGATAATGCTCAAAATGCAGTAGAAATACTTCTAACTATTGATAATACAAAGAGAGCTGGAATGAAAG AGCTAAAATGTCATCCTCTCTTCAGTGATGTGGACTGGGAAAATCTGCAGCATCAAACTATGCCTTTCATACCCCAACCAGATGGTGAAACAGATACATCCTATTTTGAAGCCAGGAATAATGCTCAGCACCTGACTGTATCTGGATTTAGCCTATAG
- the MASTL gene encoding serine/threonine-protein kinase greatwall isoform X1, whose translation MERTAGSEKESGGDAVTVECVNRIPVPRPPSIEEFTIVKPISRGAFGKVYLGQKGGKLYAVKVVKKADMINKNMTHQVQAERDALALSKSPFIVHLYYSLQSANNVYLVMEYLIGGDVKSLLHIYGYFDEEMAVKYISEVALALDYLHRHGIIHRDLKPDNMLISNEGHIKLTDFGLSKVTLNRDINMMDILTTPSMAKPRQDYSRTPGQVLSLISSLGFYTPVAENNKDSANILSTHVSETSQLSQGLICPMSVDHKDTTPYCSKLLNSCLEIVAANPGMPVKCLTSNLLQSRRRLATSSASSQSHTFASSVESECHSSPTWEKDCQESDDALGSTMMSWNIIEKPLCTKSTNAIETKGFNKKDLELALSPIHNSGTIPATGNSCVNPAKKCFPGEVSWEARELDINNINMATDKTQPAFHQSDPWAVDSGDMTEEHLGKRGFKRNFELVDSSPCQNIIQNKKNCIELKGSNEMSDGCINQRTGLTTEVQDLKLSVRGGQQNDCANKENVVNSFIDKQQTPEKSPIPMIAKNLMCELDEDCDKNSKKDHLNSSFLCSDDERASKSICMDSDSSFPGISIMESSLERQSLDPDKSIKESSFEESNIEGLLTVSPSWQESTLPKSDENPAVQGSSQKMLAPSSEVLKTLTVSKRNAVAFRSFNSPINASSNSEPSKMSITSLDTMDISCVYSDSYPMAITPTQKGTSYMPYQHTPNQIKSGTPYRTPKSVRRGAAPVDDGRILGTPDYLAPELLLGRAHGPAVDWWALGVCLFEFLTGIPPFNDETPQQVFQNILKRDIPWPEGEEKLSDNAQNAVEILLTIDNTKRAGMKELKCHPLFSDVDWENLQHQTMPFIPQPDGETDTSYFEARNNAQHLTVSGFSL comes from the exons ATGGAGCGCACTGCGGGGAGCGAGAAGGAGAGTGGAGGAGACGCAGTGACAGTGGAGTGCGTGAATAGGATCCCGGTGCCAAGACCTCCTTCCATTGAGGAATTCACCATAGTGAAACCTATTAGCCGTGGCGCCTTCGGGAAGGTGTATCTCGGGCAGAAAGGCGGCAAGTTGTATGCGGTGAAG GTTGTCAAAAAAGCAGATATGATCAACAAAAATATGACACATCAGGTGCAAGCCGAGAGGGACGCACTAGCACTAAGCAAAAGTCCTTTCATTGTCCATTTGTACTATTCACTACAGTCAGCAAATAATGTCTACTTG GTAATGGAATATCTTATTGGTGGAGATGTCAAGTCTCTCTTACATATATATGGTTATTTTGATGAAGAGATGGCtgtcaaatatatttctgaaGTAGCCTTGGCTCTAGACTATCTTCACAGACATGGAATCATCCACAG GGATTTGAAACCAGACAATATGCTTATTTCTAATGAAGGTCATATTAAGCTAACAGATTTTGGCCTTTCCAAAGTTACTTTGAATAGAG ATATCAATATGATGGATATCCTTACAACACCATCAATGGCTAAACCTAGACAAGATTATTCAAGAACCCCAGGACAGGTGTTATCTCTCATCAGCTCTTTGGGATTT TACACACCAGTTGCAGAAAACAACAAAGACTCTGCAAATATTCTTTCAACCCATGTATCTGAAACATCACAGCTTTCTCAAGGACTAATTTGTCCTATGTCTGTAGATCACAAGGATACTACTCCTTATTGTAGCAAACTACTAAACTCAT GTCTTGAAATAGTTGCTGCCAATCCTGGGATGCCTGTGAAGTGCCTAACTTCCAATCTCCTGCAATCCAGGAGAAGGCTGGCTACGTCAAGTGCCAGCAGCCAGTCTCACACCTTTGCGTCCAGTGTGGAGTCTGAGTGCCACAGCAGTCCCACATGGGAAAAGGATTGCCAG gAAAGTGATGATGCACTGGGCTCTACAATGATGAGTTGGAATATAATAGAAAAGCCTTTGTGTACAAAATCTACCAATGCCATCGAGACCAAAGGTTTCAATAAAAAGGATCTTGAGTTAGCCCTTTCTCCCATTCATAACAGTGGTACCATCCCTGCGACTGGAAACTCTTGTGTAAACCCTGCTAAAAAATGCTTCCCTGGGGAAGTTTCTTGGGAAGCAAGAGAACTGGATATAAATAACATTAACATGGCCACTGACAAAACACAGCCTGCTTTTCATCAGTCAGATCCATGGGCTGTGGATTCTGGTGATATGACTGAAGAGCACCTTGGGAAGAgaggttttaaaagaaattttgagtTAGTTGACTCTAGTCCTTGTCAGAATAttatacagaataaaaaaaattgtatagagCTTAAGGGGAGTAATGAAATGAGTGATGGTTGTATAAATCAAAGGACAGGCTTAACAACTGAAGTCCAAGACCTTAAGCTATCAGTACGTGGAGGTCAGCAAAATGACTGTGCTAATAAGGAGAACGTGGTCAATTCTTTCATTGATAAACAACAAACACCAGAAAAATCACCTATCCCAATGATAGCAAAAAACCTTATGTGTGAACTAGATGAAGATTGTGACAAGAATAGTAAGAAGGACCACTTAAATTCTAGTTTTCTATGTTCTGATGATGAGAGAGCTTCTAAAAGTATTTGTATGGACTCCGATTCATCTTTTCCAGGAATTTCTATAATGGAAAGTTCGTTAGAAAGGCAGTCCTTAGATCCAGATAAAAGCATCAAAGAATCCTCTTTTGAAGAATCAAACATTGAAGGTCTACTTACGGTATCACCCAGCTGGCAAGAAAGTACCTTGCCAAAAAGTGATGAGAATCCTGCTGTCCAAGGCAGTAGCCAAAAAATGTTAGCTCCATCTTCGGAAGTGTTGAAAACATTAACCGTATCTAAAAGAAATGCTGTAGCTTTTCGAAGTTTTAACAGTCCTATTAATGCATCCAGTAACTCAGAACCATCCAAAATGAGCATTACCTCTTTAGACACAATGGATATTTCCTGTGTTTATAGTGATTCATATCCCATGGCTATAACCCCTACTCAAAAAGGAACATCCTATATGCCATATCAG CATACCCCAAATCAGATCAAATCAGGAACTCCATACCGAACTCCAAAGAGTGTGAGGCGAGGGGCAGCCCCAGTGGATGATGGACGAATTCTTGGAACCCCAGACTACCTTGCACCTGAGCTGTTACTGGGCAGGGCCCATG GTCCTGCAGTAGACTGGTGGGCACTTGGAGTTTGCTTGTTTGAATTTCTAACAGGAATTCCTCCTTTCAATGATGAAACACCACAACAAGTATTCCAGAATATTCTGAAAAGAG ATATCCCATGGCCTGAAGGTGAAGAAAAGTTATCTGATAATGCTCAAAATGCAGTAGAAATACTTCTAACTATTGATAATACAAAGAGAGCTGGAATGAAAG AGCTAAAATGTCATCCTCTCTTCAGTGATGTGGACTGGGAAAATCTGCAGCATCAAACTATGCCTTTCATACCCCAACCAGATGGTGAAACAGATACATCCTATTTTGAAGCCAGGAATAATGCTCAGCACCTGACTGTATCTGGATTTAGCCTATAG